AATCCTGACATGTCTCTGCTACAAATGTGTAACTgaacaatacatttttttaattcgtctattttatttccttaagatgtatctatttttattttatgtatattttttctaCATTTACGTTTGTGTACATTGTGCCTTCCTGGTTCTTACAGAGCCCAGAAATAGATGTTAGATTCCTTgtaaatggagttacagacaattgtgtgccaccatgtaggttctgagaACTAAACTCACATCTTCTCTAAGAGGGGCAATGTTTTTTATCTATTGACCCAATTCTCTAGTCCATCaccttattttttcttctctttgttttttttttttttgagaatataatttaattacaacatttctcccttcttttacCTCACTTCAAACTCTCCACATATCTCTCCATATCTTTTACATTCATGgccatatttttgttgttgtttttctgatagATACTGCATgcataaaatatgtgtatatgtgtatattggcacacacacacacacacacacacacacacacacacacacatatatatatatatggtttttacTGGGGAAGGCCACCACTCACATTTCTTCAGGAGATCCCAaccctcatttctttttttttttcctggaactcactctgcagaccaggctggcctcaaactcacagagatctgcctggctctgcctgcctagtgctgggattaaaggtgagagccaccatcgcccagctctcatttcttttcttaacaaACTAAGTGTTACATTCAATAGTTTAAGAgtgtataaatttaaaatgatataataTTGAACaacaaatatatgtttatattaacTTGTGTAGATTCATTAGGATAGagatatttatttgcatatattggACTATTTAATATAACCATCAGTGAGACTTTACAATTGCAACAACACTATTTTGCACATAAATGGAATGTGATGGAAAATGTTATTTTCCTAGGCAAAGGAATTCATATTGTTTTTTGTGGAAATATTATGCTATGGGAAACCTCATTTTAGAGAGTTCCAGAAAATTAATAGTGGTTAATCactacagaaaacaaataaaaatcaattgtAAATGTTGGGAAAGATGTTTGATAAACATAAGCATATAAGGTAACTATGTATTTGCAAGTAGTGAGAAGAAATCCAAGACTATTAGGAAATAAGGATAAGAACTATGGATACTCAAGCATTCCTTGTCATACTCTGGCCTGGTTGATTGTTATTTCAGTTCTGGAAGTATAGCATCTTATCAGTAAGAAGAAAATTGCTAAGGCTGAATTGGGGTTAATCTCCATTTGATCCAGAGAAAATGCTTATGCTGGAAAGGGGAATGTTCATTTGCACTGCAAGGTGTTTTTCTATAAGATATGTGATCTGGAAAAGATACAAATTAGTCCTAGGAGCTGATCATTCCTGCTTCAGGCACAGGCTCACCATTGAGGGATTTGCATGAAAAAAAGTTCCGTTCAAGAAAGATTGAAGCCAATTAATAAAGACATCAGGTATCATTCAAAGAGTCTAGAACACATGATAAAATGTGGCAgacaaaaatgttttgaaaatatataggTACTCTAGTCTTTAGCTTTGGAGAATGTCACTTATTAACTTTAGGTGAAATCCCTTTGCATGATAAGTGTGGCTATGCAAAGTTAAGACAAAGGAAATAAAGCAGTGAAAGGAGAGACACCAAGGTTTTACTCTGCTGTCTGTCATCTACCCGACAACCGCCGTTTCAAGAGGAGTCCATTCTATTAGGAAAAGCACCATATAtgtttgttactgtttttctaaaaatttataaCAACCATGGTACAATAAATTGCCATGAATGGTAAATTAGTACAACTTATGTATCAAGGGAAAGTAGCACCTTATGGTAACATAAGGCAAGTGTCATAACAATGCGGAGCTAAATATGTAGTGCCCCATTACTTTTCCACTGAGCATTTCTGTACAACAGTGCAACTATTTGGGACTGTGtcaatttttgttcatttctcctACCTGACAGACCACTGGAAGAAGCTATAATGCCTAACTTCACTAGAATAACAGGATTCACCCTCACGGGGTTTTCAGACATCCAGGAGCTACAGACTGTCTGTGGAGTGTCTTTCCTGGTAATGTACCTAGCAATCCTGATGAGTAACTTCCTCATCATCACTCTCATCACTTTAGACATGAAGCTCCAAACACCCATGTATTTCTTCCTGAAGAATTTGTCCCTTTTTGATATCTTCCTTGTGTCTGTCCCAATCCCAAATTTCTTTGTAAATAGCCTAACTCACAACaattccatttctgttcagggtTGTGCCTTCCAGATACTTTTAATGACTTCCTTCTCAGCAGgagagatatttgtcctgactgtcaTGTCCTATGACCGCTATATTGCCATCTGCTGTCCCCTGCAATATGAAGTCATTATGAATAGTGGAATCTGTGCACTGATGGTGGTTGTATCCTGGGTCACTGGGGTACTCTTTGGGACTGTCTACACAACCGGCACATTTTCCATGCCTTTCTGTGGCTCCAATGTGATTCCACAGTTTTTCTGTGATGTCCCCTCATTGCTAAGAATTTCCTGCTCTGAAACACTTGGTGTAATTTATACAAGTATTGGAATTGGCATGTTTCTATGCATGTCTTGCTTTATCTGTGTGGTGATCTCttacttttacattttctccACTGTGTTGAAAATTCCTACTGCTAAAGGTCAGTCCAAAGCATTTTCCACTTGCATTCCCCACCTCACTGTTTTCACTGTTTTTATAGCTACTGCCTGCTTTGTCTATTTGAAGCCTCCCTCAGATGTACCATCAATCACAGACAGGCTCTTTTCTGTGCTCTATACTGTACTACCTCCAGCACTCAATCCGTtgatctacagcctgaggaacagtGATGTCAAATGTGCTCTGAAGAGGTTGCAGCAAAATCTCTGCCCAAGGAGTTCACTTCATTTAACACTCCAAAATATCTGTCAGTGGTATAGTGCCTCACAAGTTACAAGCAAGATGTTTAATTCTTGACATAGGAAACACAAGTGTAGTGTTCATTTTGGGCCTGAGTAAATAACACTCAGAATAAggatgatataatataatatcagAAAATTAGATTATATGACACTAACATATGAAGTCATGGTTGTGGTTTCTTCTCTGGTGTGCTAAAGCTGTTCTCATTCAGGAACTATAATTATCTAAAagaattgttcatttatt
The sequence above is drawn from the Peromyscus leucopus breed LL Stock chromosome 1, UCI_PerLeu_2.1, whole genome shotgun sequence genome and encodes:
- the LOC114687734 gene encoding olfactory receptor 14A2-like; protein product: MPNFTRITGFTLTGFSDIQELQTVCGVSFLVMYLAILMSNFLIITLITLDMKLQTPMYFFLKNLSLFDIFLVSVPIPNFFVNSLTHNNSISVQGCAFQILLMTSFSAGEIFVLTVMSYDRYIAICCPLQYEVIMNSGICALMVVVSWVTGVLFGTVYTTGTFSMPFCGSNVIPQFFCDVPSLLRISCSETLGVIYTSIGIGMFLCMSCFICVVISYFYIFSTVLKIPTAKGQSKAFSTCIPHLTVFTVFIATACFVYLKPPSDVPSITDRLFSVLYTVLPPALNPLIYSLRNSDVKCALKRLQQNLCPRSSLHLTLQNICQWYSASQVTSKMFNS